The following is a genomic window from Pseudomonas lurida.
GCGCGCTCCATTGGGATCGACGTCCCCAAAGAACTATCAGTCAGCGGGTTCGATGATATCGAGTTCGCGGCTGCCTGCGTGCCAGCCCTGACGACCGTCAGGGTGCCGACTTCGAAAATTGGTATCAGCAGCGCCAACAACATCGTTGCGCTGATCGAGGGGCGCCCACTTGCACGCCGCGAGCGCATACAAATCGAACTCGTCGTCCGAGATAGTACGGCGCCACGGCCCTAGAGCGTTTCCAGGAAGGGACTAAGCTCTTGGTGCTTCATTGGCATTGAACCAGCCTGGGCGGTACTCGCTCCAGGTCAGTTGCCAGAATCCTTCATGCTTGCGACGAAGCCGCATCCGATAATGCGCGCCATAAAGAGGCGTGCCATCTTGCGTGTGTGAGTTTCCAGGAATGACTCTGCCGACAATCATTTCCGCTACACCCTTTTCCTCGTCAGATTTGATCTCCAGCACCTCCGCGAAATGCTGCATCCACGGCCAGGGCCTGCGAAATTCTTTGAAGGAGCCGATGATCGCGTGGCGCCCTTCAATAAGGCCCATCGGCTGGAAATCACCATTGGCGTCGTTGGTAAAGCAATGAGCAAGCTGCTGCATGTCAGCCTGATCCAGCGCCCATGAGTAACGAGCGTAGGTTTCAGCAATACACTCCGCACTGGTCACCGAAGCCGTTGAGTTAGGGAAAGCAAGCCATGGCGAATTCAGCTCGCTAACGATTGTGGGGGCTGGATCGCCTATCCTCCATCCGTCGTCACCTGGCGGAAGCTGCCAGTGAATTGCAAGCGAGTAGTCCCCGGTTACCCAATTCAAGGCAATCAGCACGCTGTCGAGGCGCCAGGTGCCTGCTGTCTTTTTCAGAGAGCCCGTGACAGTCATTCCAAATCCGAGTGTGGCCGACTTTGTGGCTTTGCTG
Proteins encoded in this region:
- a CDS encoding nuclear transport factor 2 family protein, with the translated sequence MTGSSDRIDIKGVIATFLQAWQSNTWESAGGIFTDNCQLVTSHMSAHEGGRKIVRAFQQDRAKADGFSVKATNHYVGGGETDATFSFYAYGHISKATKSATLGFGMTVTGSLKKTAGTWRLDSVLIALNWVTGDYSLAIHWQLPPGDDGWRIGDPAPTIVSELNSPWLAFPNSTASVTSAECIAETYARYSWALDQADMQQLAHCFTNDANGDFQPMGLIEGRHAIIGSFKEFRRPWPWMQHFAEVLEIKSDEEKGVAEMIVGRVIPGNSHTQDGTPLYGAHYRMRLRRKHEGFWQLTWSEYRPGWFNANEAPRA